The following proteins are encoded in a genomic region of Zea mays cultivar B73 chromosome 9, Zm-B73-REFERENCE-NAM-5.0, whole genome shotgun sequence:
- the LOC100276552 gene encoding uncharacterized protein LOC100276552 precursor yields MADFSWLTVLGFLFLTFNSGMAIYRSNGDAGSVAFVVVSYLDLVALFACLRYYEQLDQQHSQKRARVKAGVWSLTTLLTIMFSYKVAEIMPLPVKLVVWSMAAATTCGGFYAFFVHSEKPVMPAVAPRPAAAKDAASN; encoded by the coding sequence ATGGCCGACTTCTCCTGGCTCACGGTGCTTGGCTTCCTATTCCTCACCTTCAACTCAGGCATGGCGATTTATCGGTCCAACGGTGACGCCGGCTCCGTCGCTTTCGTCGTGGTATCTTATCTCGACCTGGTGGCCCTGTTCGCCTGCTTGCGCTACTACGAGCAGTTGGATCAGCAGCACTCCCAAAAGCGCGCGAGGGTCAAGGCTGGGGTTTGGAGCCTCACGACCCTCCTTACTATCATGTTCAGTTACAAGGTGGCTGAGATTATGCCCCTGCCAGTCAAACTTGTTGTCTGGTCGATGGCAGCCGCTACCACCTGTGGCGGCTTCTACGCTTTCTTCGTCCACAGCGAGAAGCCTGTCATGCCAGCGGTGGCGCCACGGCCCGCCGCGGCCAAGGATGCAGCCTCCAACTAG